The following proteins come from a genomic window of Phnomibacter ginsenosidimutans:
- a CDS encoding type IIL restriction-modification enzyme MmeI: protein MSNTSSANHTAQAFISRWKLSGASERANYQLFLTELCELLGVEKPRPASDKVHEAAYTFERPVEFDDGEGKKTTNFIDLYKQHCFVLEAKQGSDKTVASEAELLGADKAKTKTGTATRDTRTWEREMKKAKEQALRYARSLPASEGWPPFW from the coding sequence TTGAGCAATACTTCTTCCGCTAATCACACCGCACAAGCATTCATTTCCCGCTGGAAACTTTCCGGCGCTTCCGAACGTGCCAACTACCAGCTGTTTCTCACCGAACTATGCGAACTGCTGGGGGTTGAAAAGCCACGACCCGCATCGGACAAAGTGCATGAAGCCGCCTATACATTTGAACGACCAGTGGAGTTTGACGATGGCGAAGGCAAAAAGACGACCAACTTTATCGACCTCTACAAGCAGCACTGTTTTGTGCTCGAAGCCAAACAGGGCTCCGACAAAACCGTAGCCAGCGAAGCCGAACTCTTAGGTGCCGATAAAGCAAAAACCAAAACCGGTACGGCCACCCGTGACACCCGCACCTGGGAACGGGAAATGAAAAAAGCCAAAGAACAGGCCTTGCGTTATGCCCGTTCGCTGCCCGCCTCCGAGGGCTGGCCCCCTTTTTGGTAG